One window of Streptococcus suis genomic DNA carries:
- a CDS encoding DUF5655 domain-containing protein: MNLFKLNGNELYHLKDQAFKLERDLQRLFERHLTQLTGLEFIASEFSIQNQRLDTLAFDQETNAFVIIEYKRSANQSVLDQGVSYLNTLLKYKADFILEYQERTGKLLNKSQVDWSQSKVAFVSPNFTSFQKQAVDFKDLNIELWEVRKFENDVLFVNGIKKSKNAPSIKASVSKEQSDLSLVAQELKTYSEEDLLLKKSDDIVELYDSFKQAIFQLIPDCELIPTKLYVAFKKDGHNIVDIEIQNKQLKLFINARIGQLDDPKQLTRDVSNIGHFGNGDYELKVKTTDNLEYIMSLIKQVL, from the coding sequence ATGAATCTATTTAAGTTAAATGGGAATGAATTATATCATTTAAAAGATCAAGCATTTAAGCTAGAGCGCGATTTACAACGCTTATTTGAGCGTCACCTAACTCAGTTAACTGGCTTAGAATTTATTGCTTCGGAGTTTTCTATTCAGAATCAGCGCTTAGATACACTTGCCTTTGATCAAGAAACAAATGCCTTTGTTATTATTGAGTACAAGCGTAGCGCCAACCAAAGCGTTTTAGATCAAGGTGTGTCTTATTTGAATACTTTGTTGAAATACAAGGCAGATTTCATTTTGGAGTATCAGGAACGAACAGGGAAGTTGCTAAATAAATCACAGGTAGACTGGTCCCAAAGTAAGGTGGCTTTTGTTTCTCCTAATTTTACTTCCTTTCAAAAACAGGCTGTTGACTTCAAAGATTTGAATATCGAGCTTTGGGAGGTTAGGAAATTTGAAAATGATGTACTATTTGTGAATGGTATTAAAAAATCGAAGAATGCCCCGAGTATTAAGGCATCAGTTTCTAAAGAGCAATCGGATCTGTCCCTTGTTGCCCAGGAGCTAAAAACCTATTCGGAGGAAGATTTACTACTCAAAAAATCGGACGATATTGTAGAGTTGTATGACAGCTTTAAACAAGCTATTTTTCAATTGATACCGGATTGTGAGTTAATTCCTACTAAATTGTATGTCGCTTTTAAGAAGGATGGTCATAATATTGTTGATATTGAAATTCAAAACAAGCAGTTAAAACTGTTCATAAATGCACGAATTGGTCAATTGGATGATCCAAAACAATTAACCAGAGATGTTTCCAATATCGGCCATTTTGGTAATGGAGATTATGAGTTGAAGGTCAAGACGACAGACAATTTAGAGTATATCATGAGTTTGATTAAGCAAGTTTTATAA
- a CDS encoding helix-hairpin-helix domain-containing protein, translated as MAKKKINRKKLLKKQLADMKRAGRVGLERAAEVVETVAHKAEAVVEHAVEQVKEVVAEVTSSAASLEDFLALPELEGIAAARLETFYQAGIQSVADFANHTEKELLALKGIGPATIKQLKEKAIELKA; from the coding sequence TTGGCAAAGAAAAAAATCAATCGTAAAAAATTATTGAAGAAACAATTGGCAGATATGAAACGCGCTGGTCGTGTAGGTCTTGAAAGAGCTGCAGAGGTAGTAGAGACAGTTGCTCATAAGGCTGAGGCTGTAGTAGAGCATGCTGTAGAACAAGTGAAAGAAGTTGTAGCAGAGGTGACTTCTTCAGCGGCTTCATTGGAAGACTTTTTGGCACTTCCTGAGTTGGAAGGTATTGCAGCAGCACGTCTGGAAACCTTCTACCAAGCAGGTATTCAATCTGTGGCTGATTTTGCAAACCATACAGAAAAAGAGCTCTTGGCTCTTAAAGGCATCGGTCCTGCAACTATCAAGCAGTTGAAGGAAAAAGCGATTGAATTGAAAGCTTAA
- a CDS encoding PTS system mannose/fructose/sorbose family transporter subunit IID, translating to MTKSNYKLTKEDFNQINKRSLFTYQLGWNYERMQGSGYLYMILPQLRKMYGDGTPELKEMMQLHTQFFNTSPFFHTIITGIDLALEESDGVASKDAVNGIKTGLMGPFAPIGDSIFGSLVPAIMGTIAATFASDGNPLGIFLWVAVAVVYDIFRWKQLEVAYKEGTKLITTMRDRLTALVDAASVMGVFMMGALIATMINFEVSWTPAIGEKTIDIQDLLNSIFPRLVPAIFTGFVFWLLGRKGMTSTKAILIIIVLALAFSALGRFAFGMGA from the coding sequence ATGACGAAATCTAATTACAAATTAACAAAAGAAGATTTTAATCAAATCAACAAACGTAGCTTGTTCACTTATCAATTGGGTTGGAACTACGAGCGGATGCAGGGTTCTGGTTACCTTTACATGATTTTGCCTCAATTGCGTAAAATGTATGGAGATGGAACTCCTGAATTGAAAGAAATGATGCAATTGCATACACAATTCTTCAACACTTCTCCATTCTTCCACACCATCATCACTGGTATTGACCTTGCCCTCGAAGAAAGCGACGGTGTTGCTTCTAAAGATGCGGTTAATGGTATCAAGACTGGTTTGATGGGACCATTTGCCCCTATCGGTGACTCTATCTTTGGTTCCTTGGTACCAGCTATCATGGGTACAATTGCAGCGACTTTTGCATCTGATGGGAACCCACTCGGTATCTTCCTCTGGGTTGCTGTAGCAGTTGTCTACGACATCTTCCGTTGGAAACAGTTGGAAGTTGCTTACAAAGAAGGTACTAAACTGATCACAACAATGCGCGATCGTTTGACTGCCCTTGTTGATGCAGCATCTGTAATGGGTGTCTTCATGATGGGTGCCTTGATTGCAACTATGATCAACTTTGAAGTATCTTGGACTCCAGCAATCGGTGAGAAAACAATTGATATCCAAGACTTGTTGAACTCAATCTTCCCACGTTTGGTTCCTGCAATCTTCACAGGCTTTGTCTTCTGGTTGTTGGGCCGCAAGGGTATGACTTCAACTAAGGCTATCTTGATTATCATTGTATTGGCACTTGCCTTCTCAGCGCTTGGTCGCTTCGCATTTGGTATGGGCGCTTAA
- a CDS encoding galactose mutarotase: MIEVKDFGAQAKLYYMKNKNGMQVTLTDFGARVVEVLLPVEENGGLRNVSLAAESDDDYRKTDLYPGSTIVPVAGRISGAQAEIKGTSYQFTENEPGRTLHGGIDTANEQYWDVALDHEKNQVTFGIFLKDGFNGFPGDVRVEAIYGLTDQNELTVDYRAVSSKDTIFNPTNHIYFNLTGDFQQSVADHEIRIAANRYAPLGEDNLPTGVLEDVTGTPFDFRELAPFAQGFDSQHPQNVLVKGYDHPWLLEDADRPVEVVSPDGKIGLRVRTNQPSVVIYTYNYPVEALATYHGAFSLECQALPNACNLDGFGSILLEKDEEFLSETVYQFTW, translated from the coding sequence ATGATTGAAGTAAAAGATTTTGGTGCACAAGCGAAGCTTTATTACATGAAAAATAAGAATGGTATGCAGGTCACTCTGACTGATTTTGGTGCCAGAGTGGTGGAAGTGCTCTTGCCAGTAGAGGAAAATGGTGGTTTACGCAATGTCAGTTTGGCTGCTGAGTCGGATGATGATTACCGTAAGACAGACTTGTACCCTGGTTCAACTATTGTCCCAGTAGCGGGGCGTATTTCAGGAGCTCAGGCTGAGATAAAGGGAACCAGTTATCAGTTCACAGAAAATGAGCCAGGTCGCACCTTGCATGGTGGGATTGACACGGCAAATGAACAGTACTGGGATGTTGCTCTTGACCACGAAAAAAATCAAGTTACCTTTGGGATTTTCCTAAAAGATGGTTTCAATGGTTTTCCAGGAGATGTGAGGGTTGAGGCTATTTATGGTCTAACAGACCAGAATGAGTTGACGGTAGATTATCGGGCGGTGTCTAGCAAAGATACTATTTTCAATCCGACCAATCACATCTATTTCAACTTAACGGGGGATTTTCAGCAGTCAGTAGCAGACCATGAAATTCGAATTGCAGCCAATCGCTATGCTCCGCTTGGTGAGGATAATCTGCCGACAGGTGTTTTAGAAGATGTGACAGGTACACCATTTGACTTTAGAGAACTAGCCCCATTTGCGCAAGGTTTTGACAGCCAGCACCCACAGAATGTGTTGGTGAAGGGCTACGACCATCCGTGGCTCTTGGAGGATGCGGATAGGCCAGTTGAAGTGGTCAGTCCAGATGGAAAAATTGGTCTGCGCGTGCGAACCAATCAGCCATCAGTGGTCATCTACACCTACAATTATCCTGTTGAAGCTTTGGCTACCTACCATGGTGCCTTTAGCTTAGAATGCCAGGCTCTGCCAAATGCTTGCAACCTAGATGGTTTTGGCTCTATTTTGCTAGAAAAAGATGAGGAATTCTTGTCTGAAACAGTTTATCAATTTACTTGGTAA
- a CDS encoding valine--tRNA ligase produces MSKELSPKYNPAEVEAGRYAKWLEADVFAPSGDETAKPYSIVIPPPNVTGKLHLGHAWDTTLQDIIIRQKRMQGFDTLWLPGMDHAGIATQAKVEERLREQGVTRYDLGREKFLDKVWEWKDEYAATIREQWGKLGLSLDYQRDRFTLDEGLSKAVRKVFVELYKKGWIYRGEFIINWDPAARTALSDIEVIHKDVEGAFYHMNYMLEDGSRALQVATTRPETMFGDVAVAVNPEDPRYKDLIGKNVILPIVNKPIPIVADEHADPEFGTGVVKITPAHDPNDFLVGQRHNLPQVNVMNDDGTMNELAGEFAGMDRFEARKATVAKLKELGALVEIENRVHSVGHSERTGVVVEPRLSTQWFVKMDQLAKNAIANQDTADKVEFYPPRFNDTFLQWMENVHDWVISRQLWWGHQIPAWYNESGEMYVGEEAPAGDGWVQDEDVLDTWFSSALWPFSTMGWPDENATDFQRYFPTSTLVTGYDIIFFWVSRMIFQSLEFTGRQPFKNVLIHGLIRDKDGRKMSKSLGNGIDPMDVIEKYGADALRWFLSNGSAPGQDVRFIDEKMDASWNFINKIWNISRYILMNNEGLTLDAARENVAKVATGEAGNVTDRWILHNLNETIAKVTENFDKFEFGVAGHILYNFIWEEFANWYVELTKEVLYSANEAEKVMTRSVLLYTLDQILRLLHPIMPFVTEEIFAQYAEGSIVVAAYPVVNPAFENAEAHKGVESLKDLIRSVRNSRAEVNVAPSKPITILIKTADAELETFFKANENYIRRFTNPEQLEISSNIAAPELAMSAVITGAEIFLPLADLLNVEEELARLDKELAKWQKELDMVGKKLSNERFIANAKPEVVEKEKEKQADYQAKYDATVTRIEEMKKLVK; encoded by the coding sequence ATGTCAAAAGAATTATCACCAAAATACAATCCAGCCGAGGTTGAGGCTGGTCGCTACGCCAAATGGCTTGAGGCAGACGTGTTCGCACCGTCAGGTGACGAGACTGCCAAGCCCTATTCGATCGTCATTCCACCGCCAAACGTAACCGGTAAGTTGCACTTGGGACACGCTTGGGATACCACCCTTCAAGACATCATTATCCGTCAGAAGCGGATGCAGGGCTTTGATACCCTCTGGCTTCCAGGTATGGACCATGCGGGGATTGCCACTCAGGCTAAGGTGGAGGAACGCTTGCGGGAGCAAGGCGTGACTCGTTATGACTTGGGCCGTGAAAAATTCCTAGATAAAGTCTGGGAATGGAAGGATGAGTACGCAGCGACCATTCGTGAGCAATGGGGCAAGTTGGGTCTGTCTTTGGACTACCAACGTGACCGCTTCACGCTAGACGAAGGCTTGTCGAAAGCTGTTCGCAAGGTCTTTGTGGAACTCTACAAAAAAGGCTGGATCTACCGTGGCGAATTTATCATCAACTGGGATCCAGCGGCTCGCACAGCCCTTTCTGACATTGAAGTTATTCACAAGGACGTAGAAGGTGCCTTCTACCACATGAATTACATGTTGGAAGATGGTTCTCGTGCCCTTCAAGTTGCGACAACCCGTCCTGAAACTATGTTCGGTGACGTTGCGGTGGCGGTTAACCCAGAAGATCCACGTTACAAGGACTTGATTGGCAAGAATGTTATCCTGCCAATCGTCAACAAGCCAATCCCAATCGTTGCGGATGAGCACGCAGATCCTGAATTTGGTACAGGGGTCGTGAAAATCACACCTGCCCACGATCCGAATGACTTCCTTGTCGGTCAACGCCACAATCTGCCACAAGTCAACGTCATGAACGATGACGGTACTATGAACGAGCTCGCAGGTGAATTTGCAGGTATGGACCGCTTTGAAGCTCGTAAGGCAACGGTTGCTAAGTTGAAAGAACTGGGTGCCCTTGTGGAAATCGAAAACCGTGTGCATTCTGTTGGTCACTCTGAACGTACAGGAGTGGTAGTCGAGCCACGCTTGTCAACCCAGTGGTTTGTTAAGATGGACCAGTTGGCTAAGAATGCCATTGCCAACCAAGACACAGCTGATAAGGTAGAATTTTACCCGCCACGTTTCAACGATACCTTCCTACAATGGATGGAAAATGTACACGACTGGGTTATCTCGCGTCAGCTTTGGTGGGGCCATCAGATTCCAGCATGGTATAACGAATCTGGCGAAATGTACGTCGGAGAAGAGGCACCAGCAGGTGACGGATGGGTACAGGATGAGGATGTCCTAGATACCTGGTTCAGCTCTGCCCTTTGGCCATTCTCAACTATGGGCTGGCCTGACGAAAACGCGACGGACTTCCAGCGTTACTTCCCGACCTCAACCTTGGTAACGGGCTACGACATTATCTTTTTCTGGGTGTCACGCATGATTTTCCAATCGCTTGAGTTCACCGGCCGTCAGCCATTCAAGAACGTGCTGATCCACGGTTTGATCCGTGACAAAGACGGTCGCAAGATGTCCAAGTCGCTCGGAAACGGGATCGACCCGATGGATGTCATCGAGAAATACGGTGCGGACGCTTTGCGTTGGTTCTTGTCAAACGGCTCTGCCCCTGGTCAAGATGTTCGCTTCATTGATGAGAAGATGGACGCGTCTTGGAACTTTATCAACAAGATTTGGAACATTTCCCGCTACATCCTCATGAACAATGAAGGCTTGACCTTGGATGCGGCGCGTGAGAATGTAGCCAAAGTCGCAACTGGTGAGGCTGGTAACGTGACGGACCGCTGGATTCTCCACAACCTCAACGAAACCATTGCCAAGGTCACTGAAAACTTCGACAAGTTCGAGTTCGGTGTGGCTGGGCACATCCTCTACAACTTCATCTGGGAAGAGTTCGCCAACTGGTATGTGGAGCTGACCAAGGAAGTGCTTTACAGCGCCAACGAGGCCGAGAAAGTCATGACCCGCTCTGTCCTTCTCTACACGCTGGACCAAATCCTTCGCCTCCTCCACCCAATCATGCCGTTCGTGACGGAAGAAATCTTCGCCCAGTATGCAGAGGGCTCTATCGTGGTGGCGGCTTACCCTGTTGTCAACCCAGCCTTTGAAAACGCTGAAGCTCACAAGGGAGTGGAAAGTCTCAAGGATTTGATTCGTTCGGTGCGAAATAGCAGAGCAGAGGTCAATGTCGCTCCTTCTAAGCCGATTACCATTTTGATTAAGACAGCGGATGCTGAGCTTGAAACCTTCTTCAAGGCAAATGAAAACTACATCCGCCGCTTTACAAATCCAGAACAGTTGGAAATCAGCTCAAACATTGCTGCACCAGAACTAGCCATGTCAGCTGTTATCACCGGTGCTGAAATCTTCTTACCACTAGCCGACCTCCTCAATGTTGAAGAAGAGTTGGCTCGTCTGGACAAAGAGCTTGCCAAATGGCAA
- a CDS encoding PTS fructose transporter subunit IIA: protein MTKSLVLVSHGTFCQELKKSTEMIMGPQDNIFTVALLPEEGPEDFQKKFEETIADLDDFVVFADLLGGTPANVVSRKLIDGAQFDLYAGMNMPMVIGFLNGVLLGEDVDYVEFGSTNIQHINKLLTSSDDEDE, encoded by the coding sequence ATGACAAAGAGCTTAGTGTTAGTAAGTCATGGAACATTCTGTCAGGAACTCAAAAAATCCACTGAGATGATTATGGGGCCACAGGACAATATCTTTACTGTGGCACTCCTTCCTGAAGAAGGTCCAGAAGACTTCCAGAAAAAATTTGAAGAAACAATTGCAGATTTAGACGACTTTGTTGTCTTCGCAGATTTACTTGGTGGAACACCTGCTAACGTGGTTTCTCGTAAATTGATTGACGGTGCGCAGTTTGACCTCTATGCAGGTATGAACATGCCGATGGTCATCGGTTTCTTGAATGGTGTTCTCCTTGGAGAGGACGTTGACTACGTCGAATTTGGTTCAACCAATATTCAACACATCAACAAACTCCTCACATCTAGCGATGATGAGGATGAGTGA
- a CDS encoding PTS sugar transporter subunit IIB, with product MAIIATRIDGRLIHGQVANLWTTKLNIGRIMVIDDAVAQNDIEKQGLKLAVPPGVKLSILPIEKAANNIKEGKYDSQRLLIVARRPENFLRLVEYGVEIPELNVGNMSQTPETRSVTRSINVVDKDIADFDALVAKGVKLIAQMVPGDTPKDFMPLLDKVR from the coding sequence ATGGCAATCATTGCTACACGTATTGACGGTCGTTTGATTCACGGTCAGGTTGCTAACCTGTGGACAACCAAATTGAATATTGGTCGTATCATGGTTATTGATGATGCTGTGGCTCAAAATGATATTGAAAAACAAGGTTTGAAATTGGCGGTTCCGCCGGGAGTAAAACTTTCTATTCTGCCAATTGAAAAAGCTGCGAACAACATCAAGGAAGGTAAGTACGATAGCCAACGTCTCTTGATTGTAGCACGTCGCCCTGAAAACTTCCTGCGCTTGGTTGAATATGGTGTAGAAATTCCTGAATTGAACGTAGGGAACATGTCTCAAACACCTGAAACGCGTTCAGTGACTCGTTCTATCAACGTGGTTGATAAGGATATCGCTGATTTTGATGCCTTGGTTGCCAAGGGAGTAAAATTGATTGCTCAAATGGTACCAGGTGATACACCTAAAGACTTTATGCCTTTGTTGGATAAAGTTCGTTAA
- a CDS encoding DUF1912 family protein: MTKEQEFLKEFEAWVNTQVMVNEMAVEESRRVLEEDKDERAADAYIRYESKLDAYRFIQGKFANYHAGKDFHDLPDGLFGQKHY; the protein is encoded by the coding sequence ATGACGAAAGAACAAGAATTTTTAAAAGAATTTGAGGCCTGGGTCAATACACAGGTTATGGTAAATGAGATGGCGGTAGAAGAAAGCCGTCGTGTATTGGAAGAGGATAAGGATGAGCGTGCAGCGGATGCCTACATCCGTTACGAAAGTAAGCTAGATGCTTATCGCTTTATCCAAGGAAAATTTGCTAACTATCATGCAGGCAAAGATTTCCATGATTTACCAGATGGCTTATTTGGCCAAAAACATTATTAA
- a CDS encoding VOC family protein, with amino-acid sequence MLHHVEIYVSNLETSRAFYDFLLTKLGYSLYQEWEEGLSYKKAEQYLVFVQTPEDFLEAGYHRCRTGLNHLAFHAGTPDDVDQWRKEFLTRRVKLLYDDRYPHAGGPDHYALYLEDPDGIKIELVGEFERRGL; translated from the coding sequence ATGCTACATCATGTTGAAATCTATGTTTCAAACTTGGAAACTTCGCGTGCATTTTACGACTTTCTTCTGACCAAGCTGGGCTACTCGCTCTATCAGGAGTGGGAGGAAGGGCTATCTTATAAAAAAGCAGAGCAGTACCTGGTCTTTGTCCAAACGCCAGAGGACTTCCTAGAGGCAGGCTATCACCGTTGCCGAACAGGTCTCAATCATCTAGCCTTTCATGCGGGAACACCTGATGATGTTGACCAATGGCGGAAGGAATTTTTGACCAGACGAGTCAAATTGCTGTATGATGACCGCTATCCCCATGCAGGAGGACCAGATCACTATGCCCTCTATTTGGAAGACCCGGACGGGATAAAGATAGAGTTGGTGGGGGAATTTGAAAGGAGAGGTTTGTGA
- a CDS encoding PTS mannose/fructose/sorbose/N-acetylgalactosamine transporter subunit IIC, which produces MMQFWQIVLLTLYSAYQICDELTIVSSAGSPVFAGFISGLIMGDMATGLAIGASLQLMVLGVGTFGGASRIDATSGAVLATAFSVSQGIDPELAVSTIAVPVAALLVYTDIAGRFSTTYFAHRVDAAVEKFDYKAIERNYLLGAIPWALSRALPVFLALTFGGGFVESMVNTIQQYQWVADGLTLAARMLPGLGFAILLHYLPLKRNLHYLAIGFALTAMLTVLYGNVSALGGAVAGIVGTLPEDAGVSFVNNFKGLSMIGIAIIGAFLSVLHYINSQKVAVVAPSNSESGEIDDDEI; this is translated from the coding sequence ATTATGCAATTCTGGCAAATAGTACTTTTAACGCTCTACTCTGCTTATCAGATTTGTGATGAGTTGACTATCGTATCGTCAGCAGGTTCACCAGTCTTTGCAGGGTTCATCTCAGGCTTGATCATGGGTGATATGGCCACTGGTCTTGCTATCGGTGCATCTCTTCAATTGATGGTACTCGGTGTTGGTACCTTCGGTGGTGCATCTCGTATCGACGCAACTTCAGGTGCGGTTCTTGCGACAGCTTTCTCTGTTTCACAAGGTATCGATCCAGAACTTGCGGTATCAACTATCGCGGTACCAGTAGCGGCACTTCTTGTTTATACTGATATTGCAGGTCGTTTCTCAACTACTTACTTCGCACACCGTGTGGATGCTGCGGTTGAAAAATTCGACTACAAAGCAATCGAGCGTAACTACCTTCTTGGTGCGATTCCATGGGCACTCTCTCGTGCACTTCCAGTCTTCTTGGCTCTCACTTTCGGTGGTGGCTTCGTTGAATCAATGGTTAACACTATCCAACAATACCAATGGGTTGCTGATGGTTTGACTCTCGCTGCTCGTATGCTTCCAGGTCTTGGATTTGCAATCTTGCTCCACTACCTTCCACTTAAACGTAACCTTCACTACTTGGCAATCGGTTTTGCCCTTACAGCTATGTTGACTGTTCTTTACGGTAACGTATCTGCTTTGGGTGGTGCTGTTGCAGGCATCGTTGGAACTCTTCCAGAAGATGCAGGTGTATCATTTGTTAACAACTTCAAAGGTTTGTCAATGATCGGTATTGCGATTATCGGTGCATTCCTTTCAGTATTGCACTACATCAATAGCCAAAAAGTAGCAGTGGTTGCTCCATCAAATTCAGAAAGTGGGGAAATTGACGATGACGAAATCTAA